A window of Adhaeribacter arboris genomic DNA:
AACGCCCAAAGAAGTAATGGCCGCCATTCAGGATAAAAACCTAGAGGCCGCTCCCGGCAAATTCGGGGAAAGCAGCGCCGAATCTTTTGAGTACGTGATTAAATACAAAGGTAAATTAACCCAAACCAGTCAGTACGAAAATATTGCCATCCGGTCGAATGCCGATGGTTCGGTGTTGCGCCTGAAAGATGTAGCCCGCCTGGAATTTGGTTCTTTTAGTTACGGCAATTTTACCCGGGTAAACGGTAAGCCCGGAATTAACATTGCGGTACAACAATTATCGGGTTCCAACTCCAACGACATCCAGATTGCCGTGGCCAAATTAATGGAAAAAGCCGAAAAGGATTTCCCGAAAAATGTAAAATACCTGACCTTATATAATACCAAAGTTTCATTAGATCTCTCCATTAAGCAAGTACAAATTACCCTAATAGAAGCCTTTATTCTGGTATTTATCGTGGTATTCCTGTTTTTACAAGACTGGCGTTCTACTTTAATTCCAGCTATTGCGGTTCCAGTGGCCATTATTGGTACTTTCTTTTTTATGCAGTTGTTTGGGTTCTCCATTAACCTGCTCACCTTGTTTGCCCTGGTATTGGCCATTGGTATTGTGGTGGACGACGCGATTGTAGTGGTGGAAGCGGTGCACGCCAAAATGGAAGCGAAACACCTGGCGCCGAAAGCGGCTACCGTAGAGGCCATGTCGGAAATAACCGGCGCCATTATTTCGATTACACTGGTGATGGCGGCGGTGTTTGTACCGGTAGGTTTCCTGGAAGGTTCGACGGGCGTTTTTTACCGGCAGTTTGCGTATACCCTGGCCATTGCCATTGTCATATCCGCCGTAAATGCCTTAACGCTTACCCCAGCCCTTACCGCTTTATTTTTACGAAATAACCATTCCGCCGGCATCAACGGGCAAAAGAAAAAAAGCTTTAAAGAAAAGTTTTTTACCGGCTTTAATACGAGCTTTGAGGCTCTTACCCAGCGGTATATTGGCAGCATCAAATTTTTACTTCGTACCAAATGGCTCGCTTTAGGCGGCTTGGTTCTGGTCACGCTTTCTACCGCCTGGATGGTGAACCGGACACCCACCGGCTTTATTCCTTCCGAAGATCAGGGCTTTATTGCTATTTCGCTCACCATGCCTTCCGGCGCTTCTTTAGAGCGTACCACGGCTGTGATGGCGCAGCAGGAGGCCTTATTAAACAAGCTGGAATCTAAAAAATACCTGATGGGTTTGTCGGGTTTTAATATCCTGACTCAGTCTTCCAGTCCTTCGTCCGGCATTGCTTTTATTCTTTTAAAACCCACCGAAGAAAGAGGGAAAGTAAAAGATATTAACGCCATTATGAACGAGGTACGGCAAAAGCTTTCCGCGATAAAAGGAGCCGATTTCTTTGTCTTTACTTTCCCTACCGTGCCGGGATTTAGCAACGTGGATGCCTTGGACGTGGTTCTGCAGGATAAGACCGGCGGCCAACTGGATAAGTTTAGCGGTATTTCCCAGAATTTTATCGGGGAGCTGATGAAACAAAATGAAGTAGCGTTTGCCTTTACGGCTTTTAAAGCCGATTATCCGCAGTTTGAACTGGAAATAGACGAAAAGAAAGCCGACCAGTTAGGCGTTAGCTTAAAAGAAGTTTTGGAAACCATGCAGGTTTATTTTGGTAGCGCCCAGGCTTCGGATTTTAACAGCTTTGGCAAGTATTACCGGGTGTTGGTACAAGCCGATAAAACCAACCGGGCCGATCCTGCTTCTATTGACCAGGTATTTGTCAAAAATAAATTAGGCGACATGGTACCGCTCAATACCTTGGTTAAACTTACCCGGGTGTACGGCTCCGAAAACGTGTCGCGGTATAATTTATTTAATTCCATTCAGATTAATGTTATTCCTAAACCTGGTTTTAGTTCGGGTGATGCCATTAACGCTATCCGGAAAGTAGCCGAAAAACAATTGCCGAATGGGTATACCTTTGAATTTTCCGGCCAAACCCGCGAAGAAATTTCTTCGGGCGGTCAATCGGCGGTGGTGTTTATCTTGTGTCTAATATTTGTTTACTTTTTGCTTTCCGCCCAATACGAGAGTTACTTGTTGCCGCTGTCGGTTATTCTTTCCATTCCCACCGGTATTTTCGGCGTGTTTGTGGCCCTCGGTTTCACCGGCATTGCGAACAATATTTATGTACAGGTAGCCTTAATTATGTTGGTGGGCTTGCTGGCTAAAAATGCCATTCTGATTGTAGAATATGCCTTACAGCGGCGCCACGCCGGTCTTTCTTTAGCCAAAGCCGCCATAGAAGCCAGTCGGTTGCGTTTACGGCCCATTATTATGACGTCCCTGGCTTTTGTGGTGGGATTGATACCCATGATGTTTGCTTCTGGTCCTTCGGCCCAAGGGAACCACTCCATCAGTATCGGGGCCGCGGGCGGTATGTTATCCGGCGTTATCCTGGGTTTATTTATTATTCCGGTATTGTTTGTTTTGTTTCAACACTTGCAGGAAAAAATTACCGGCAAACCCGTGCGTATTTTACCGGACCAAACCAAAGAACATATTCCCCTCAATGCCCTGCAATCGGTACACAATTAATAGTAGAGCTTCACAAAATAAGGAAAAGTCCCCCTTTGGAGGGGGTTGGGGGAGGATTAAAGGTATGGTACGTTCTATTTACGCACCCTAAGATAAAATCTAAAACTCCCCTGCACTTTTCAATCATAGGGCTGATTTTATAAAACATTAAGATAATTAGACATGAAAAAATATATAACTGGTTGGCCCGTCTTGCTGGCCGGACTCTTGTTAACTGCCTGCAAGGTATCGGAAGATACAAATAATTCCCTGGCGCCTTTGCCGGAACACTTCCGGAATGCCCCCACCAATGAAACTGCCAGCATTGCCGATTTGGAATGGAAAAGCTTTTTTACCGAAGCTACTCTACAAAATTTGATTGACAGTGCCATTGCGAAAAACTACGACATGCAAGTGGCAGTTAAGAACATCGAGGCGGCCAATCTGCAACTAAAACAAACGCGCTGGAACTATGTACCGGAGATTAATTTGCAGGTAAGCAGCAGCACTAACCGGCCTTCCGGCAATAGTGTGACCGGCTTAAATCTACGCCAGTTCGACCTGGGTACGAAACACATTAACGATTATACCACCGGCGTTGGCTTTTCGTGGGAAGCGGATATCTGGGGTAAAATCCGGAACCAGCAAAAAAGCGCTTTGGCGACGTACCTGCAAACCCAGGAAGCCCGGAAAGCCATCCAAACCAATATTGTGGCGGCGGTTTCCAAAGGATTTTACAACTTGTTAATGCTGGATGCACAATTAAAAATCGCGCAAAAAAACATTGCCTTAAACGATAGCACTTTGGCGATAATTCGCTTGCAATACCAGGCCGGGCAGGTTACCGCCTTGGCCGTGCAACAAGCCGAAGCCCAGCAACAAGCCGCCACTCAGCTCCTGCCGCAGTTCGAACAGAACATGGCTATTCAGGAGAATTTTTTAAAAATTTTAGCCGGAGAACTGCCGGATAAAGTAGAACGCAGTATAACGCTGGAACAATTAACCTTGCCGGAGGAAATAGCCGCCGGCGTACCTTCGGCTCTGGTTAGTCGCCGGCCCGATGTAAAAAGCAACGAATTAGCTTTAACCATAGCAAACGCCAATCTGGGCATTACCAAAGCCAATATGTACCCGGCATTACGCATTACCGCTAACGGGGGCATTAATTCTTTTAGCAGCAGTAACTGGTTTAACGTTCCGGCCTCTTTATTCGGCGTGGTTTCGGGTAGCGTGTTACAGCCGGTCATGCAGTCCAAAAGATTAAGAACGCAATACGAAATAGCCAAAATAGCCCGAGACAAAGCAGTTATTCAATTCCGGCAAGCCGTATTGGTGGCCGTAGGCGAAACTTCGGATGCCTTGGTAAAAATAGAAAAGCTAAAATCGCAGGAAGCTACCGCCAACCAACGCGTGCAAACCTTACGCCAAGCCACCGCCAACGCCAATATGCTATTTAAAAGTGGCTTGGCTAATTACCTGGAAGTAATTACGGCGCAAAGCAATGTGCTGCAAAGTGAACTTACGCTTGCCGCCATCAAAAGGCAAAGACTAGACGCCGTTACGGATTTGTATGCTGCTCTGGGTGGCGGTTGGAAGTAATTTGAAGGAAAACTATTGTACCAAAAAGCCGGTGTTTTTACTAGTAAAAACACTGGCTTTTTGCATTAATTTAATAAAACCTTATCATTAATCTAAGCCAAGATGACCAATTACATAGGTTAAACGTATATTTTTAATATTTTACGCTTCCTTTAGTAAGTTGTTAAGTAGCTTATTTAGAGAAGTGATTTTTCTATTTTTTCATGGTGTTTATTCAGTTGAAGCTCAGTTGATAAGTACAAAACCCTACCTTACATAAGTTTGAATGATAACTAGTTAAATAATTTAGGTATGCCGAAAGAACTATTTGATCAGTCGCCCTTGCTTCTTCAACTGAAAGAGGCACAATATAGGCTAGAAGAGAAAAATAAGCAACTAGAGTTAATCAACCAGGTGGGTATTATGTTAACCTCGGAGCTGGAACTTGATAAACTGGTTCAGAAAGTTACCGATCTTGCTACCCAAATTAGTAAAGCACAATTTGGGGCTTTATTTTACAAAAAAGTAAATGAACAAGGAGAGGAGCACACGCTTTATACCCTTTCCGGTGCCGATAAGGAAGATTTTACGGGGATGCACGCGCTGCGTAATACGCCTTTGCTGGCTCCCACTTTTAATGGTGAAGGCATTATCCGCTCCGATGATATTACCAAGGACCCCCGTTACGGGCAGAACAAGCCGCATCACGGAATGCCCAAAGGGCACTTACCCCTGAAAAGCTATATGGCCTTGCCGGTTATTTCCCGATCGGGAACGGTATTAGGAGGACTATTTTTTGGTCATATTCAGTCCGGCGTTTTTACCCAATACGAAGAAGAACTGCTGAAAGGTATTGCTGCCCAAGCCGCGGTGGCCATTGATAATGCCCGGTTATTTGAATCAAATTTAGAAGCCGAACAGCGCACAAAGCTCGTGCTAGAGTCTATTCCGCTGTTGGCTTGGACAGCTTTACCAAACGGATATATAAATTACTTTAATAAAAGGTGGTATGAGTATAGCGGCCTGCCGGTGGAACCGACGAAAGGCGAAGAGTGGCAAAGTATTATGCACCCGGATGATTTAGAAAATACGGGGAAGATCTGGCAGCAAGCAATGGATACAGGCGAGACTTTTGAAATAGAAATCCGGCTAAAGCGGGCAGCCGATAATAGCTACCGGTGGCATTTAACCCGGGCTACGGTAGTAAAAGATACGGAGGGTAAAATATTATTTTGGGTAGGTACCTGTACCGATGTCGATGACGTGAAGAAAGCGCAGCAAAGCCTTATCAAAAAGAACGAGGAGTTGAGCCGAATTAACCAGGATCTCGACAACTTTGTCTATACTGCTTCCCATGATCTCAAAACGCCGGTCATTCATATTCAGCAACTTATTCAGGTATTACATGAGCAGGCTCAGTTTCAGACGGCTGATGCGGAAATACTACAGGAGCTGCTGGACAAATCATTAAAACAATTACAGCATACCATTCAGGATTTATCTGAAATCGTGAAAGTGCAAAAGAATCAGGAAGCGGCCGTTGAGAAGTTAGAACTGGCTCAGATAATAGAGGAGGTAAAGGTAAGTTTACAGGTAGCCATATCCGAAACTGACGCTAAAATAATTACCCGACTAGAACAATTGCCCATCCTTCCCTTTAGCCGGGTAAACTTAAAAAGTATTCTTTACAATTTAATCAGCAACGGTTTAAAGTACCGCTCAGCTAAACGAACCCCGGAGATAACAGTAACCAGTAGCCTGCAACCTGGGTATTATAAAGTTAGTGTATCGGACAATGGCCTGGGCATGGACTTGGCGCAACGGGGGCATAAATTATTTCAGATGTTCTCCCGCTTTCATGATCACGTACCGGGCTCCGGGATAGGCTTGTACATTGTTAACCGCATCATCAAAAATAATGGCGGCTATATTGAAGTAGAAAGCAAACTTGACGAAGGAACTACTTTTAACCTGTTCTTTAAACACGGGATAGAAACGGAAGAACTTAATTCGTAATATCCCAAGGTAAAGAGGTAAGACGAAAAGTTGTAAAGTCGAAAAGTTATCTCAAACTCCGGAATTAAAACGGATACCCAATCGCAATATTTAAAATAGCTTTCCTGCTGGGCGAAGGGAAAGGTTTTTCGCCGGGTGCTAACTCTTCTGCTGAGCGTGTTGGGATGCGTAACGGAAAGCCCACATCAAACCGCAATACAATTACTTGAGCATCGATTCGGATACCGGGACCGGCGCCTACGGCTAATTGCTCAAAAAATTTGTTGGCTTGGAATTTAGCCCCCGGCTTTTCGAGTTTACCAGTTGCTTCATCGACTGCTTCGCGGGATAACCAAATATTACCGGCGTCTACAAACAAGGCACCTTTCACGTACGGAAATAAATCTACCCGGTATTCCAGGTTGGCTTCAAAGCGAATATCACCCGTTTGGTCGAAGTAACTGGTATTTGAGGAATCGCGGAAAGTACCAGGGCCTATGGCTCGTGAGCGGAAAGCCCGTAAGCTGTTCGGACCGCCAATAAAAAATTGTTTCACGTAGGGTAAAGCGCGCGAGTTTCCGTACGAAAAGCCAACTCCCGTGAGCAGGCGCATGGCAAGCATACTCCCTTTGGTTAATTTTAAATAATAACGCGTATCTAAGTCCAGGCGGGTATATTGCGAATAGGCTTGGTTAAATAAGGTGCCGCTGTTATTTACTAAACTAAACAAATTACCGGAGGCATCCAGGTTGGCATTAAAATAAAAGTGATTGCGTAAATCGGAACGGGCCTGGTCGTTAAAATTAAAATTATAAATCCCGCCCAGAATAAACTGGTTCTGAAAACTTTGCCTTAAGTAAGCACTGGTATCTAAACGCGCCTGAAATTCGGGCGATACTTTCGCCAGGTTCACGTATTGTAAGTTAATCGGCGTAAATTCGTGGGTAACCGTTGCCCGCGGTTTCCAGATGTAACTGTAACTGGCGTTGTAGCCGGTCATCTGGAAAAAGCCTACCCGGTTCGTGTAATTGGCCCCTAAGCGGAACCGGGTTTTAGGTACAAATTCACTCCGTACATTGCGTAAACCTTTAATCGGGCTAATGATCCGGGGAACGTATAAATCGGCGGTAACGCCAATGCTAAACGAATTTAGGGAGGCATTAGCCGTATTGTTGTCGCTGCCGGTTTGTTGTTCGTCTTTTTTACTACCGCCCACTTGGGTTTCTTGGTTGGCATTTAAACTCAATACTAATAATTCGGCTCCGCGCCCTAGGTTGCGGTGCCGGTAATTTAAATTAATTCCCGGGCCGGTAAAGTTGTTACTTTTACTCACGTATTCGGCCTCGGCGCGTAATGATTGGTTTACTACCGGCGTTAAGCGCATTTCGGCGTTTAAAAGATTGGGTTCGGCATCTACCTCAAAAAATTTTAAATCTACAAACTGAAACGTTCCCAGGCCCATTAACCGGCTCAGGGTAAGCGCATGATCGCGACGGGTGTAAAGCGAATCGGGCATTAAAAATACCGAAGGCAGCATCCGTTTGGCTTTTAAGGTTAATTCGTTGGGGTAATATTTATACCCTTGCACCATAACCGGTGGCGTTTTGGGCGGATTTTCGTAACCTATTCTATAATCGGTAAAAATGGAAATTTCGTTCAGGCGGTAAGCACGTTTGGCCCGGGCGGGAGTTTCGGGCTTTAGTTGCACGTATAAATCAATGGTGCGGTCGTGGCGCGTGCTGTCGGCTTTAAAAATAATGACATCCGGCCCAAAGAAGAAAAAGCCCTGGTTTTTTAGTTCCCCGTCAATGCGGGTACGTTCGGCAATAAGGGTATTTAAATTGTATAGGTCGCCTACTTTCAGCAACGACGTTTTTTGCGTGCCCGCCATGGCTCTGGAAGCTTCGCTGATAGAATCACCGGTAGGGAAATGAATAGATTTAATGCGGTAAGGAGTGCTCACCTGGGCGTGGTAAATAACCCGGGCCATTCGTTCTTTTTCTTCTTTAACCTGGTAAGTAACCCGGGAGCCAAAATAACCATTGTTGTTTAATCGGTTATGCATGAGACTCACCACGTTTTTTACTTTTACCGAATCGAGCAATACTGGTTCCTGACCAAATCTTTTTCTGATCCAGTAAGCAATACCTTTCTTTTTATTCGGGTTGCCAATATTGTTAATCCACAAGCCCGGACGAATGCCGAAGAAAGAAGTATTGGGTTTCGGAACAATAACACTTTCGAGCTCCGGCTCCAGTAGCTTTTTAGTCGGAATAATGGTGTCGGATTTAATTTCTAATTTATGCCCTATGTATAATTTCCGGCCAGGGGGTAGAGTTTTGGTGCTACTGCAGCTGCTCAAAACCAATACAAAACCACCGACTGCCAGAACCAGCATCTGCCGAAAAGAGAATAGACGCAAAAAATAAAATCGTATCATTAAATAAGTAAAAAGTTCTAGATTAATAAGGGTTGAACCCGGTAGGTTTTGAAAACTTACCGGGTTTGGAAATTTATTTCTGAGCACTTACGTCATTCGGGTCTTGCTGTTTCGCCTTACGTTGGGCTTTAGATATGCGCCGGAAAAGTTCCGCGAAGCTGTTGTAATCGCGCTGGTAGACAACCGCTCCTCCCGTTTCAATCACCTGCACATCGGTTAAGGTTTCAGAAGCATCTTGTTTAAAGCCCCGCACCCGCAAGCGGCCATCGGGTAATACCAAATATTCTACGGAGAAGTTACCGGCGAAACCGCCGCCGCTGTTTTGTTCACTGCTTTGGCTCCGGCCTTCTAAGCCTACGTTGGTACCTACTCTAAACTGCAGCCGGTCGTTAAAGAACTGACGACGTACAGCTACGTTTAAATCGGTCCGGTTCTGCGAGGACCCGGTTGAATAATCTTCGTAGGTATTTAATCCTAACTCCAGACCTAAGCCGCCGGCGTATCGGTTGGTTAAATTATCTAACTGATCGTTAAGCACATCGCTTAAACTGTTGCGGATAGTACCTTCTAAACCACCGCCTCCGGACGATTGCAGTGGATCAGGCGCCAGGAACCGGTTGAGCACTAACAAGGCAAATACTTGTTTGTTCATTTCCGATGGTTCGCTGCGTAATTGTTGAATGGCGGGGTAGGCGGCGGTAGCTGCCGGCGAAGAGGCGCGTTCCTCTTCCGGAATATCAATATCAAACGTAATATCTGGTTTGAGTAAAGCGTTTTTAACATTTACGTACACCAAAAACGGTACCTTTTGCTTGAATCTTTCATCCTGGCTACCTGGTGTCTGACTGGCTAACAGCTCTCGGGGGCTGTTTCTACCTTGTATACGGCTCTTAAATCAGCGGTAGCTTCTAATGGGTCGCCTAACCAGGTAATGGTACCGCCTTCGGCAAATTCCAGTTCCCGTTTTACGTTTAAGAAACTCAGCCGGTATTTACCTTCTTTTATGGTATAGGTACCCGTTAAATCCATGCTGCCCCCGGATCAATGCCAAAATTGAGCTTGGTATTGCCGCGCACATCCAGGAAGTCGCCGGTAATGGGGTCTACAATAACGGTAAATAAAGTTTTATCCGTTAAATTAATGGTAGCCGCTAATTCAAAGCCACTCATAGCCACATCTTGGGTAGTATCTTCTTCGGTTTCCACTAGCTGGTTCTGTCGGCGGCGCATACTTACAAACTGCACAATACCTTCCTGCGATTGCTCCGTGGCTTCGTTTGGCAATACCATCGTTAACCGGGAAC
This region includes:
- a CDS encoding efflux RND transporter permease subunit; its protein translation is MIKKFIDRPVLATVISVIMVLLGILGLTRLPLQQFPEIAPPAVQVIANYPGANAETVLRSVAPSLEESINGVENMTYMSSTASNDGSLIITVYFKLGTDPDQAAVDVQNRVSQATSQLPGEVIQQGITTSKQQNSLIMVIDMFSEDPNTYDQTFLANYAQINILPEIKRIPGVAQSIIFGGNKDYSMRVWLNPAQMAAYQVTPKEVMAAIQDKNLEAAPGKFGESSAESFEYVIKYKGKLTQTSQYENIAIRSNADGSVLRLKDVARLEFGSFSYGNFTRVNGKPGINIAVQQLSGSNSNDIQIAVAKLMEKAEKDFPKNVKYLTLYNTKVSLDLSIKQVQITLIEAFILVFIVVFLFLQDWRSTLIPAIAVPVAIIGTFFFMQLFGFSINLLTLFALVLAIGIVVDDAIVVVEAVHAKMEAKHLAPKAATVEAMSEITGAIISITLVMAAVFVPVGFLEGSTGVFYRQFAYTLAIAIVISAVNALTLTPALTALFLRNNHSAGINGQKKKSFKEKFFTGFNTSFEALTQRYIGSIKFLLRTKWLALGGLVLVTLSTAWMVNRTPTGFIPSEDQGFIAISLTMPSGASLERTTAVMAQQEALLNKLESKKYLMGLSGFNILTQSSSPSSGIAFILLKPTEERGKVKDINAIMNEVRQKLSAIKGADFFVFTFPTVPGFSNVDALDVVLQDKTGGQLDKFSGISQNFIGELMKQNEVAFAFTAFKADYPQFELEIDEKKADQLGVSLKEVLETMQVYFGSAQASDFNSFGKYYRVLVQADKTNRADPASIDQVFVKNKLGDMVPLNTLVKLTRVYGSENVSRYNLFNSIQINVIPKPGFSSGDAINAIRKVAEKQLPNGYTFEFSGQTREEISSGGQSAVVFILCLIFVYFLLSAQYESYLLPLSVILSIPTGIFGVFVALGFTGIANNIYVQVALIMLVGLLAKNAILIVEYALQRRHAGLSLAKAAIEASRLRLRPIIMTSLAFVVGLIPMMFASGPSAQGNHSISIGAAGGMLSGVILGLFIIPVLFVLFQHLQEKITGKPVRILPDQTKEHIPLNALQSVHN
- a CDS encoding efflux transporter outer membrane subunit is translated as MKKYITGWPVLLAGLLLTACKVSEDTNNSLAPLPEHFRNAPTNETASIADLEWKSFFTEATLQNLIDSAIAKNYDMQVAVKNIEAANLQLKQTRWNYVPEINLQVSSSTNRPSGNSVTGLNLRQFDLGTKHINDYTTGVGFSWEADIWGKIRNQQKSALATYLQTQEARKAIQTNIVAAVSKGFYNLLMLDAQLKIAQKNIALNDSTLAIIRLQYQAGQVTALAVQQAEAQQQAATQLLPQFEQNMAIQENFLKILAGELPDKVERSITLEQLTLPEEIAAGVPSALVSRRPDVKSNELALTIANANLGITKANMYPALRITANGGINSFSSSNWFNVPASLFGVVSGSVLQPVMQSKRLRTQYEIAKIARDKAVIQFRQAVLVAVGETSDALVKIEKLKSQEATANQRVQTLRQATANANMLFKSGLANYLEVITAQSNVLQSELTLAAIKRQRLDAVTDLYAALGGGWK
- a CDS encoding ATP-binding protein: MPKELFDQSPLLLQLKEAQYRLEEKNKQLELINQVGIMLTSELELDKLVQKVTDLATQISKAQFGALFYKKVNEQGEEHTLYTLSGADKEDFTGMHALRNTPLLAPTFNGEGIIRSDDITKDPRYGQNKPHHGMPKGHLPLKSYMALPVISRSGTVLGGLFFGHIQSGVFTQYEEELLKGIAAQAAVAIDNARLFESNLEAEQRTKLVLESIPLLAWTALPNGYINYFNKRWYEYSGLPVEPTKGEEWQSIMHPDDLENTGKIWQQAMDTGETFEIEIRLKRAADNSYRWHLTRATVVKDTEGKILFWVGTCTDVDDVKKAQQSLIKKNEELSRINQDLDNFVYTASHDLKTPVIHIQQLIQVLHEQAQFQTADAEILQELLDKSLKQLQHTIQDLSEIVKVQKNQEAAVEKLELAQIIEEVKVSLQVAISETDAKIITRLEQLPILPFSRVNLKSILYNLISNGLKYRSAKRTPEITVTSSLQPGYYKVSVSDNGLGMDLAQRGHKLFQMFSRFHDHVPGSGIGLYIVNRIIKNNGGYIEVESKLDEGTTFNLFFKHGIETEELNS
- the tamL gene encoding translocation and assembly module lipoprotein TamL; protein product: MIRFYFLRLFSFRQMLVLAVGGFVLVLSSCSSTKTLPPGRKLYIGHKLEIKSDTIIPTKKLLEPELESVIVPKPNTSFFGIRPGLWINNIGNPNKKKGIAYWIRKRFGQEPVLLDSVKVKNVVSLMHNRLNNNGYFGSRVTYQVKEEKERMARVIYHAQVSTPYRIKSIHFPTGDSISEASRAMAGTQKTSLLKVGDLYNLNTLIAERTRIDGELKNQGFFFFGPDVIIFKADSTRHDRTIDLYVQLKPETPARAKRAYRLNEISIFTDYRIGYENPPKTPPVMVQGYKYYPNELTLKAKRMLPSVFLMPDSLYTRRDHALTLSRLMGLGTFQFVDLKFFEVDAEPNLLNAEMRLTPVVNQSLRAEAEYVSKSNNFTGPGINLNYRHRNLGRGAELLVLSLNANQETQVGGSKKDEQQTGSDNNTANASLNSFSIGVTADLYVPRIISPIKGLRNVRSEFVPKTRFRLGANYTNRVGFFQMTGYNASYSYIWKPRATVTHEFTPINLQYVNLAKVSPEFQARLDTSAYLRQSFQNQFILGGIYNFNFNDQARSDLRNHFYFNANLDASGNLFSLVNNSGTLFNQAYSQYTRLDLDTRYYLKLTKGSMLAMRLLTGVGFSYGNSRALPYVKQFFIGGPNSLRAFRSRAIGPGTFRDSSNTSYFDQTGDIRFEANLEYRVDLFPYVKGALFVDAGNIWLSREAVDEATGKLEKPGAKFQANKFFEQLAVGAGPGIRIDAQVIVLRFDVGFPLRIPTRSAEELAPGEKPFPSPSRKAILNIAIGYPF
- a CDS encoding translocation/assembly module TamB domain-containing protein, giving the protein MQGRNSPRELLASQTPGSQDERFKQKVPFLVYVNVKNALLKPDITFDIDIPEEERASSPAATAAYPAIQQLRSEPSEMNKQVFALLVLNRFLAPDPLQSSGGGGLEGTIRNSLSDVLNDQLDNLTNRYAGGLGLELGLNTYEDYSTGSSQNRTDLNVAVRRQFFNDRLQFRVGTNVGLEGRSQSSEQNSGGGFAGNFSVEYLVLPDGRLRVRGFKQDASETLTDVQVIETGGAVVYQRDYNSFAELFRRISKAQRKAKQQDPNDVSAQK
- a CDS encoding translocation/assembly module TamB domain-containing protein, whose amino-acid sequence is MDLTGTYTIKEGKYRLSFLNVKRELEFAEGGTITWLGDPLEATADLRAVYKVETAPESC